A window of Clostridium taeniosporum genomic DNA:
TAACTTCCCCAAGCTGTCCTACTCCTAAAATTTTGTTTATCCCAATATATTTTATCTCTATATTTAAAACCCGTTTTATAAAATATATCTTTAATCATATATGAAATATCACACTTTACCTTTTCTATGTTATTCAAATTCATTTTTCCATCACACGGAATATTTATACATACTCTTCCATTTCCTTTTATCACTCTAAATAATTCATTTGAAACTTTACTAATAAACTCAATGTATTCTTTAATTGTTTTATTATCATTATATTCATCATAAAGTATGTTTAAATTGTATGGAGGTGAAGTTACTACCAAATCTATACTGTTCTCTTGTATTTTATTCAAACCTTCTAAACAATCAATATTTATTATTTTATTAATTAAATTTTCCATTTGAACCTTCCAGTTATTAATATAGTAATATATATTATATATCTTATATTTTATTCATAATTTTTTCTAAGATCCTATATTCTACATGTATCTCATAATCCATTTTTATTTTAGTTTTAAACGAACTTAAGTTCCCCTTTTTCTGTCAAATATCTTTACTTTTTTCTACGTACGTAATATAATAAAACAATGTATAAATACGTACGTAGGAGGTTGCATTATGAATAGTAATTTCTTTTATACATTTCCTGCAATCAAAGGAAAACAGGCAACTAGGGACTTTTTCATAATAATGTGTCCTTTAAAAATATTATCAAAATTATTTATATTTAATGAAGAAGATTTACCACCAGAACATAGAGCTCAAAGAATTTTAAACAAAACTCGTATTCCAGAAATGGCTTCATATATTGTTAATAATCCTAAAGACTATGTATTTTCTTCATTAACTGCATCAATTGATGGTGATTTTGAATTTTCACCTATTGATAAAGATTTTGATGAAAAAATAGGAACTCTTAAAGTTGCTATGGATAGCCGTTTACTTATTAATGATGGTCAACATAGAAGAGCTGCTATTGAAGAAGCTTTAAAAGCTGATTCTTCTCTTGGTAATGAAACTATATCTGTTGTTTTATTTATAGATGAAGGATTAAATCGTAGCCAACAGATATTTGCTGACTTAAATAAGCATGCTGTTAATGTCTCTAAGTCAATTGGAATTTTATACGACTCTCGTGATCCAATTGCAATGATTACTAAATCATTACTTGAAGAAAATAATTATTTGAAACATTTTACCGATAAAGAAAATCCATCTTTATCCAAATTTTCACCTAAATTATTCACTTTAAGTAGCATAAATGAAACTAATAAAAAATTATTAAATAAATTAAACACTAATGATCACAAAGTAGTTTCTTTTGTAAATGAATTTTGGAATGTTTTATGTGAAAATATGAAAGAATGGCAATTTGTATTTAATAAAGATACAAATCCTACTTTATTTAGAAAAGATTATATAAGTTCAAATGGAGTTGTACTTGAAGCACTAGGTCTAGTTGGTAACTACTTATATAAAAATAACGCTTATGATTGGAAGAAAATTCTTTCTAATATAAAAAATATTGATTGGCACAGAACTAATTTAGATGATTGGCAAAATAGAGTTATAGGTCCAACGGGTAGAATTGTTAAAAGTGCTACTTATGTAAGACTTACAAATAATTTAATAAAGACAAAATTAAATATTCCTTTATCAAAAGACGAGCAAAAATTAGAAAATGACTGTAAAAGGAAGGTTAACTAATGAATACTGAATTACAACAAAAAGTAAATGATATTATAGATGAAATGAAAATGGTCTATAAAAATGATAATAGACCTTGGGTTATAGGGTACAGTGGTGGTAAAGATAGTACTGCTGTAGTACAACTAGTTTTTACCATGCTTCAAAGTCTACCAATTGAAGAAAGACATAAAGATATTTATGTAGTTTCTTCTGATACGTTGATTGAAAACCCTATTGTTTTAGGATACTTAAAACATAACTCCGAATTAATTAATGAAGGTGCAAAAAAAGCTAACATACCACTATATACTTACATGGTTCATCCAGACTATAACAATACTTATTGGACTAATATAATTGGTAAAGGACTTCCAACTCCTACTTCTATTAGATTTAGATGGTGTACTGAGCGTTTAAAAATTAAACCATCTAATAAATTTATTGAAGAAAAGGTTAAAGAAAATGGAGAAGTTGTTGTTGTTTTAGGTGTTAGAAAATCTGAAAGTATAGCAAGAGGTATAAGAATTAGAAATAGAGAAATTGAAGGATATCTTTTAACACCTCATGTAACTTTAGAAAACACTTATGTTTATAATCCTATTGTAGAATTAACCACAGATGATGT
This region includes:
- the dndB gene encoding DNA sulfur modification protein DndB, with translation MNSNFFYTFPAIKGKQATRDFFIIMCPLKILSKLFIFNEEDLPPEHRAQRILNKTRIPEMASYIVNNPKDYVFSSLTASIDGDFEFSPIDKDFDEKIGTLKVAMDSRLLINDGQHRRAAIEEALKADSSLGNETISVVLFIDEGLNRSQQIFADLNKHAVNVSKSIGILYDSRDPIAMITKSLLEENNYLKHFTDKENPSLSKFSPKLFTLSSINETNKKLLNKLNTNDHKVVSFVNEFWNVLCENMKEWQFVFNKDTNPTLFRKDYISSNGVVLEALGLVGNYLYKNNAYDWKKILSNIKNIDWHRTNLDDWQNRVIGPTGRIVKSATYVRLTNNLIKTKLNIPLSKDEQKLENDCKRKVN
- a CDS encoding DNA-methyltransferase, producing MENLINKIINIDCLEGLNKIQENSIDLVVTSPPYNLNILYDEYNDNKTIKEYIEFISKVSNELFRVIKGNGRVCINIPCDGKMNLNNIEKVKCDISYMIKDIFYKTGFKYRDKIYWDKQNFRSRTAWGSYESASNPNILLPFEEIIVLYKGTKKKEKINGNLNELIDKEFQEISNGHWIIKGVKAKKDNCPVPFPQEIPSRLIKLFSYRGDIILDPFCGSGTSCMVAKKLGRKYIGFELSKKYTEQANKRINQL